A single region of the Malaclemys terrapin pileata isolate rMalTer1 chromosome 2, rMalTer1.hap1, whole genome shotgun sequence genome encodes:
- the LOC128830954 gene encoding zinc finger and SCAN domain-containing protein 2-like isoform X3, with protein sequence MKENLETVLSLGFQIPRRGVVSLMERGGEACVQDPRDPAPETHLGGNGFLGLAQEAAAIHRAAEQSQQPREAPSLPSWDARVQWGCSEFGPRAQPGSQRGKAPEFLGRWGTGSGAMPDGQEDTSGLQPNRRQSQAEEQPRRCPRGKGSAAAQHRLRAEREARPLQCPHSVKSFTAQPRLTEHLRTHSGDRPFKGPDCGKTFGKPSVLVVHRHNHTGECPFPGPACEKHFSHRSHLTVHQRIHGGELPYSCAECHESFISQSQLIVHQRTHTGEQPYACAECQRCFSHRSHLIVHQRTHTGEHPYRCAQCQKGFIRHSQLTVHQRTHTGEHPYRSLKCGKGFHQPTNLAAHQRTHLAERALPCSQPARALLSPRGEHLGGKQPTRSEAAGAGSFSARPTFLWKLGDIQPSAVPSPAPRAWHGTMEHQGSLGTATL encoded by the exons GCTTCCAGATCCCCAGACGTGGCGTCGTGTCCCTGATGGAGCGAGGGGGCGAGGCCTGTGTCCAGGATCCCAGGGACCCTGCACCTGAGACCCACTTGGGGG GAAATGGCTTCCTAGGCCTGGCCCAAGAAGCGGCCGCCATCCATCGGGCTGCTGAGCAGTCGCAGCAGCCTAGAGAAGCCCCGTCTCTCCCCAGCTGGGACGCACGTGTCCAGTGGGGCTGCAGTGAGTTTGGGCCGCGGGCGCAGCCTGGCTCCCAGCGGGGGAAGGCTCCGGAGTTCCTGGGCCGCTGGGGAACCGGCTCTGGAGCAATGCCCGACGGGCAGGAGGACACCTCCGGGCTGCAGCCGAACCGCCGGCAGAGCCAGGCCGAGGAGCAGCCGCGCCGGTGCCCCAGAGGCAAGGGCAGCGCGGCCGCGCAGCACCGCCTGAGAGCTGAGCGGGAGGCCAGGCCGCTGCAGTGCCCCCACAGCGTGAAGAGCTTCACCGCGCAGCCCAGGCTCACCGAGCACCTGCGGACGCACTCGGGCGACAGGCCCTTCAAGGGCCCGGACTGCGGCAAGACCTTTGGCAAGCCCTCGGTCCTCGTGGTGCACCGCCACAACCACACGGGCGAGTGCCCCTTCCCGGGCCCGGCCTGCGAGAAGCACTTCAGCCACCGCTCCCACTTGACGGTGCACCAGCGCATCCACGGGGGCGAGCTTCCCTACTCCTGCGCCGAGTGCCACGAGAGCTTCATCAGCCAGTCCCAGCTCATCGTGCACCAGCGCACGCACACCGGCGAGCAACCCTACGCCTGCGCCGAGTGCCAGCGGTGCTTCAGCCACCGCTCCCACCTCATCGTGCACCAGCGCACGCACACCGGGGAGCACCCCTACCGGTGCGCCCAGTGCCAGAAGGGATTCATCCGCCACTCCCAGCTCACGGtgcaccagcgcacccacaccgGGGAGCACCCCTACCGCAGCCTCAAGTGCGGCAAGGGCTTCCACCAGCCCACCAACCTGGCCGCTCACCAGCGCACTCACCTGGCGGAGAGGGCCCTGCCGTGCAGCCAGCCTGCCCGTGCCTTGCTGAGCCCCAGGGGAGAGCACCTAGGAGGGAAGCAGCCGACGCGGTCGGAAGCTGCTGGAGCCGGCTCCTTTTCAGCCAGGCCTACGTTCCTCTGGAAACTGGGCGACATCCAGCCAAGCGCCGTaccttccccagcccccagagcGTGGCACGGGACCATGGAACACCAGGGATCCCTTGGGACAGCCACACTCTGA